Proteins encoded by one window of Cannabis sativa cultivar Pink pepper isolate KNU-18-1 chromosome 4, ASM2916894v1, whole genome shotgun sequence:
- the LOC115712233 gene encoding homeobox-leucine zipper protein HAT22 produces the protein MGFDDLCNTGLDLGLGFTASANNTFSKKPSTTTTTSSSSFEPSLTLGLSGGDPYNKARKIISSINIDVNKGGSTTTTITTTCHDETLNNNNMDLYRQASPPHSAVSSFSGGGGVGGCSRVKRERDLSSEEIEVEKVNSSRIISDEDEDGPNARKKLRLTKEQSALLEESFKQHSTLNPRQKQALARQLNLRPRQVEVWFQNRRARTKLKQTEVDCEFLKKCCETLTDENRRLQKELQELKALKLTHQPLYMHMPAATLTMCPSCERIGAGVGAGDGASKSPFSMASKPHFYNPFTNPSAAC, from the exons ATGGGGTTCGATGATCTTTGTAATACAGGCCTCGATTTAGGTTTAGGGTTCACAGCTTCAGCTAATAATACTTTTTCCAAAAAACCATCAACGACCACAaccacttcttcttcttcatttgaGCCTTCTTTAACTTTGGGTCTTTCCGGCGGTGACCCTTACAATAAAGCCAGAAAGATCATTAGTAGTATTAATATTGATGTGAACAAAGGTGGtagtactactactactattacCACTACTTGTCACGACGAAacacttaataataataatatggatTTGTATAGGCAAGCTTCGCCGCCTCACAGTGCGGTTTCTTCCTTTTCCGGCGGCGGCGGCGTTGGCGGTTGTAGTCGGGTTAAGCGTGAAAGAGATCTCAGTAGCGAAGAGATTGAGGTTGAGAAAGTTAATTCTTCTAGAATTATTagtgatgaagatgaagatggaCCTAATGCGAGAAAGAAACTTCGCCTCACCAAAGAACAATCTGCTCTCTTAGAAGAAAGCTTCAAACAACACAGCACTCTCAATCct aGGCAAAAACAAGCTTTGGCCAGACAGTTAAATCTGAGGCCTAGACAAGTTGAAGTATGGTTTCAAAATAGGCGTGCaag GACAAAGCTGAAGCAAACTGAAGTAGATTGTGAGTTCTTGAAGAAGTGTTGTGAGACACTGACTGACGAGAACAGAAGGCTGCAAAAGGAGCTACAAGAACTCAAGGCTCTCAAACTCACTCATCAACCTCTGTACATGCATATGCCGGCGGCTACTCTCACCATGTGTCCTTCATGCGAAAGAATCGGCGCCGGTGTCGGCGCCGGCGACGGAGCTTCCAAGAGCCCCTTTTCCATGGCTTCGAAGCCCCACTTCTATAATCCCTTCACCAATCCTTCCGCTGCTTGCTAg